CTATAATGTTAACCAACCACGTCACTTTTGTAAGGGGTGCCAAAGGTATTGGACAGCTGGTGGTGCTCTTAGGAACGTTCCTGTTGGAGCTGGTCGTCGAAAAAATAAGCCTCCTTGCGGGGTACTTGAAGGGTTTTCTGAGTGCAGTTTGTTTGATGCCACTGCGGGGATGCAGTTTGATTTTAATTGGACTGTGGAGGAGTGGAATGTGGCTGCAGTAGCGGGTGCAGCTGCAGATTACCGGAATGTTTTTCCTGCGAAAAGGCGGAAAAGTATCTCAGGTGCCGAAAGTTGGTAAATGTTGATGCCCTCTCCGGATCAAATCAATTATTTCCCGACTAAGTATTGTAAAATGTTTAGTGATCTTGCTAGTTTGTGTCGGTGCACGTACATATATTGAACTATCGAGACTCAGAAATTAATCAAATAACGATAACacttataaatataaaaattattgcCCATCCATTTTGAGGAGTAGAATAAGCGCAATTTTAGTTTATTGCAGTTGCAGGTTGTAATTCTTTTTTCTTGTCCATTTGAAATGAACATATAGATCATGCAATAGGTACCAAATTATGATACCACAAACTGTTACAAAAATGATGTGATGTGACGTTGATGCTATATATGGCcgtgtaatttttttttattgaGTGATATGGGTGTGTTAACACATGTGAGTACATTACAGTACTTAATTGAGTTACAGGCCATCAAGATATAAAACATGTCATTTGCTAAAATGTTTCTGTACCCAATTTGGTATCTACACATTTTTCTTTCATTATATATAAGAACAAGGCAAACGAAAACTAGCTATCGTGCTTATTCtcatttataaaatataaattttagttCTATTTCTCGTAAGCATACAAACACCCAAAAAAAAATTGCGGTGAAAATGTCCATTGACATTTTATTATAAAGTAGTAATAATAAGATCTTTATCTCTGATAATGTTTAGGGAGCTCATAAAGTTTAGCGAGCGGGAACAACACCAAGTTCGTCAAGTAGCCTTTTGCATTCTTGGGGTGGATTCTTTTTCAGAAAGCCTATTGGATTAGCCATACGAACGTCTGAAGACATGCCACTGTTTTTCGTAAGAGAAACTCTTGCGATATCTTTTGCAAACTTTTCTGGAGGGATCTCGGAACATTCAGGATCGGGGCTTTTTATCAGTTTAATCGCACAAATGTCGTCCTCGTGATCTCCTGTCACAGCAATGTGGTATGTTCCGCTAGCATCAGTGGTGGCTTCGCCAGTGAATGACAATTTGGTATCTTGCTCTCGATCTCTGCATTCCATACGTACGGTTGCACCTGTCATGTGCACAAACCATGCAATCATAATGTTAACATTTCAACAACATATAGTGCTACAAGCCTAAAAATGTATCAATTGTTTGATAGACAACAAGGTTTCAAAAGTATCGTAAATTATGGAAATGATTATGTACCTTTCATAAATGTGCTAAGTTTGGTAATGAACTTGGCACGGCATACATCGCAGTATACCTGCCCTTGAACTCTAAAATCTTTGGAGGATCCTTTCGGGGCTTGGGCTCGAACAATGTGAATGACGGATAACAAGTAGAGAGTGGCAAGAAAGAGGATTATAGAATGGTAAGGCTTTGTCGTCATTGTGTATCTCTGTACATACGTAGCTAGAGAGACACGTACAGAACAGATAAATTGAGATGGGTAGTTTTGAGTAACAATAGCTTAAGTGAAATGAAAAATGCTACTAAATTCAAATGAAGAGGATGAAGTAGTGTTTGTATATATTGTAGTAGGACAGTTATGTTCGTGAGGTTGTGATAATTTAGCTACAAAATGTGCATGTACTTGTGGCTTAAAACAAAGATTTGACCGGTTCCTTCCGTTTACATTTGTCCCTTAAGCTTAGACGGGAGAATCTCTCTAGAAGTTGTGTTAGTGTTGTGTGTACCAATCCACCAGCTCCCTGAAATAAGGCAAAACTAATACTAACCTCTTATTATACAAGCCATTCCGACAGTCTACTACTATTTTTCTGCCCGCCGGAATCTATATTTTTTAGCATGTTAATTCCcccaaattatttatatatttaaataggTTGAGTAGCATATTacttattttttttttgttttgtaatGGAATCTCATAtgtataaattatttataaattatatcttctttaacttgaaatttttgctaATATAAAAAGTATTTGTTACAGATATAAAGGAAGAATGTTCAAGTTCAGGCTCACCTAACAGTGAGCCATTATCAAACTGTATGATAAAAAAACAGCAAGCTGAAAGCTGAGACTTGGCGCCAAATTCTGTTAGACAAACTGAGCAACAAAAGTTTGTTACATTTAGATCTTCTAAAAGAGTCCTTTTACAGTATTTAGTGTGTAGATTTGATATGTAATTAGTTATCAAGTAAAGTTTGCATACAATTTTCTACAATCATCTTCAATAATAGAGTTCTCTTCGGTCTTCTTCTTCATGCATTCTTCAACTTCATTTATGGAGTTTCATGTCTACAACTTTCATGGTATTAGAGCCAGGTTGTTCTTAATACGCAAACTTACACACAATTCCAAAAATCAAGCTCAGAATCAGCCATCAATGATATCTACAGTTGTAATAGATATATAATCATCCATGCTACTTAGGTGCAGCTGATCATCCTGATCTTGCACTAGTTTCAGAAGTGTTACACAATCAAAATTATAATCATTTGAATAGATCAATTAGAATTCCCCTATCTGCAAAACTGAAATTAGGCTTTACATATGGAACTCAAGCGAGACATGCAGATACATCTCCTCAACTTGCTTTGTGGATGAGAATTAATGGCCTTATCATTTCATGGCTGCTAATTTTCGTTTCATCACAGATGTGTATCTTATTAGTGCCAAGTAGATCTGGAATGATCTCACtgttagaatatatatatatatatatatatatatttattattatatcatatatatatattaggatATTTTCGGTATTTAACTTAAATTGATTTTCTATATAAGTTCGGACATGTATTATAAATTTTGCGTTGATTGTAATAAAGTTTTACGTTCGTATTATATCTCTAAAGTTAACATGGTATCAAGAGCTAGGTTTCGAGTGATCGTGGAAGTTTAGTTGAATCATTAAATAGATAGAGTTGCGTTACAACAACAAaagtttcttgaaaattaacAGAAAATTTTCTACCCAGATCAGCCAACTTGTTTTTACGATTCCCCCGAAGTTACAACCGTTGAATCATCCTGAAATTTTAACCACGCCTTCTTTGCATCAGTATCTAAATTTTGGACGGTGGAGATCGTATTTGGAGTTCCAGAAATCGATTTTTTGATGGTTCCAACAAGTTACTGTTTACTTTTAGGTCATTCTTTTCATCGTTGTTGATCTTGTAATTTTGGTTATTTGATTGATTGAATTTTGTAGTACTCGATTATTGGGATGTTACAATTGTAGTAATAATTGATTTATCTGCTTGAGATTTGATATTAGTTTTGGTTTTGCAATCGGAATTGAAATTGGTTTTCGATCTACTTTCAGATTTATTTTGGATAGAAATTGGTTATTTGAGTTTGGATTTGATTTCGGTTTTGGTTTCTTGATTGAATTTGAATACAGTATAGATTTGGTGTTGAATTTGGATTCgactttatttctgatttggttTGAGTTTAGTTTCAGCAATATTTTGACATGAATGTCTCATCATCATCAACAATTGTTTTGTCAACTGGTACTTCAAGTTTATTTTTTTCTCTATGGATTATGGATTCAGGTGCATCTCATCACATGTCTCCTCATTGGTCGTCTTTCATTTTCTGATGATTCATCTTTATCCATCATGACTGTTGATAGCACTCCTATGTCATTACGAGGTGTTGGTTCTGTAGTTACCCCAACATTATCTCTCTTTGATGTTTATTATATTCCGGATCTGAAGTTAAATCTTGTTTCAGTTAGTCAATTATGTGAATCTGGTTACTTGGTTTTTTTTTTCTACTACTTGTTGTGTTATGGATCCGAGATCTCAAAAAGTAATTGGG
This genomic interval from Apium graveolens cultivar Ventura chromosome 8, ASM990537v1, whole genome shotgun sequence contains the following:
- the LOC141676906 gene encoding cyclic dof factor 4-like isoform X2, with protein sequence MAKVDNNKDLPKLKLFGKTILQEAQVVKNEEVVNKDKDQLIDKKPDKIIPCPRCKSMETKFCYFNNYNVNQPRHFCKGCQRYWTAGGALRNVPVGAGRRKNKPPCGVLEGFSECSLFDATAGMQFDFNWTVEEWNVAAVAGAAADYRNVFPAKRRKSISGSS
- the LOC141676906 gene encoding cyclic dof factor 4-like isoform X1 yields the protein MAKVDNNKDLPKLKLFGKTILQEAQVVKNEEVVNKDKDQLIDKKPDKIIPCPRCKSMETKFCYFNNYNVNQPRHFCKGCQRYWTAGGALRNVPVGAGRRKNKPPCGVLEGFSECSLFDATAGMQFDFNWTVEEWNVAAVAGAAADYRNVFPAKRRKSISGAESWELIKFSEREQHQVRQVAFCILGVDSFSESLLD